GCCAAGACGACAGCCACTGTAACGGTGGTAAAAAACCCTGCAAGCAATGTCATGGATGGTTTGATACGTCGATGGGATTTTAACTTCTTTAGAAACAACCACAGCCGATAGATGACTCTTTtccttcctttatttttttcgtTTCCTCCgtagacaatatgattgtattTGTTTGTAACTAAAGTGTCAGGGTTCATGATTTGTAAAATGCTCATCTGGAAAAgctaaaaaccaaaccgaaaaaaagaaggaaaagagtaGAAAGATTGCTGTGTAAAATTGTATTGATTTTTAGTtgtaacataaaaaaaaatggtttcttcTGGTTCCAGTTTCTTATTCAGTGTCCACAACACatatgaatatattgttttgttgttcttggtgttctgATATGGGaaattatttttcaatatatGTGCCATGTATAATTTTAAACGAGTGATAGCTGGGGAGGCGGAAGCGGAATCAGAATCGAACTCGAGACCTTGGGTGCAAGGTTGAATGTTCTTAATTAAGCGATAATCTCGTGACAGAAGGCAACAACTTCCTCAATTAAGTAGACATTTGAATGTTGATAGtataatataatcaaatctacaGATTACAGTACAAAAGGCtttatccaaaaaataaaagaatttaatTATGTGTTAAGCGAAGTGATTAACTTAAAGATTATTGGATTCCCACATATGTAATGAATTTGATTTAGTACTGCATTACGCTGCATCAGTTGACCCTTCAGCTAGCAACTCCAATGCAGTCTCTACCAATGAATGGACCGTCGTGCTATGCCGGCTCATTCCTACGGTACCAGAGAAAGTGCTGAAGCTTTCGAGCTCTGCAGTTGTGTCCAGCACAAAATCCAGCTCCTTTTCCATCTCCAAAGTCCTGAAAATGTGAACATTTTCCGGTTTGTCTCTCATCATCCAGATTGCCAGTTCTATGGCAAACCTCCTTATTCTTGGAACTTTGATTGGTGGATGCCTGTACTTCTTCAGGATCTGAACTAGTTCATTAGCCACTTCTGCCTCAGTAATTTCGGCTTTCTTAAACATGAGGCTTGATTCTTCGGGAGACAAGAATGCTAGAACCGGCGCAGCTAGTCCTACCATTACTTCCTGCAGTTTGTGTTCTTCTGAAGTAATTGCTCGAAGCACCTGCAATCCAAGCCAAATGCATAAGAAATGAGTTTTTAGTGCAGACCTGTTGTCACAGTCTGACATGTTATATTGTCAGATTGTCGATTTGGCAATCTAATATATCAGATTGTTCGACAAGAAAACATTACTCGTACGTAACATTTGTTAGTACAGAATAAAATTACAGGTAGGTAATGTGCCAAGGAAGAACTTACTGTAGGTGCTGCATTTGTAATCCCCTTTAGCTGGTGGAAACAGTTCAAGCCATTGTAGGTGCACAAATTCCTCAGAATCCTAGCAGCATGCACGCTAACCGGTCGAACCTCTAGAGCTTCAACGAGGCTTTCAAGCACCCCCAATTTTAATATCCGCTGACAGTTATTCTTGCTCTCCAAAACCAGCATAGCCAGTGCTTCTCCGGCTTTGATCCTCACTTCTTTATCATTCTTCAGCATTCCCTTgttgaagaaaattttgaataacTCCTTAAGAACTCCACCTGTTCCCCCTACTCTCTCGGTTGCCTCCTCTTCCAGCGCCAAACTTGTTAAGATTTCAATTCCCAATTGTTGCAGCATTGGCTGTTTCTCTCCATATCTCAGAATTTCTCTGATATTGCTGATAGTGAAAACTATCTCCGAAAGATTTCTCCTCAGATTCTTTCCTGTGTTGCCGGTCGTGTTTGCAAGCCTCTTCACCAACTGGAGGGATCGTTTCAGCGTCAGTATCTGATCGTTTGGCATAACAGTCACTTCTTTTAGGATCCTCTCGTCGGCATGTGTAAAATCTATGATCTTTGGCAGGAGGCCTCTCGTGTTCCCAATCTTCCCACAGTTGTCGTGGACACGGGCAAGTTTCTTCAGAATAAGCAATCCCAAATGATTGAATGTCAAGAATCCGTAGTTTGCGTGGTCAGAAATGATCCTCTTCTCACTGATCTCATCAGCTGCACCACTTGAGTTCCTGCATGTTTGGAGCAGAGATGAGATTGATTCCATTGCGCCAGGAACTCCAGCTACTCGAATGGAGTTCTGCTTTTTGCCAGCCAGTTTCGACAAAATCTCTGCTGCTGACCGTCTGATTTCCTCCTCCTCTTGATCTGTCCAATTCAGTATCTCAACCAATCGTTCAATCACTGCAATATTAATACCAATCTTCTGCAATGTATCATCTGAATACCGCCGGTTCATTGAAAACTGTCGAAGAATTTTTGCTCCAATGAGCTGTTCGTCGGTGGAATTCGAGCCCAATAAGTCCATTCCAAAAGTAACCATATCCATCTGCAGTCCATCAAAAATGCTTCCATTCACACACCTTGAATACGCGTCATAAAAAAATCTCCTAATCGTGACCAACCCCGAAGGCCCCAAATCACACTCTTTGTTCACCTCCTCCAACAATTTACAACAGCTTATCATAAACTCACTGTAAGCTTTCTCCATGAGAAACAACAGAGCTTCTGCCAATGCTAACGAATAAAAAATACTCAGAGCAAAGTGCCTGTTGCTCTTGTTAGTGCTCCCCTTTTCAACCTCTCCATAGTTGTGGTTCACGAGCTTCACGAGCGAAAGAGCCACACATGATGAGGCGGACAGGAGCTGGAGCCAGTAGAGCAGCTTACTTATATGCCTCGCGCGAAAAATCCATTGTGCGCAAGGCAGGAGAGGGACTTCCGAGCTTGTCCAAGTCCGGTCTATCTTCCCCTGAAGATCAGAGTTCCGCGAAAACGCCAAATTGTCATTAGTCCTCGCAATGTCTCTGCTGTGTTGGCTTTGTTTCCTGACAGCAAGGTTCTGCACAGGCCTGAAAACTGCTCTAATGGTGTGGATCACGGAGCTTGAGCTGATCTGCAGTGCGCGAAAGCTGTTGATTCCAGTCTCGGTTATGGACCATGTGGCCTGGTGCTGCCACTCAAGCTCGTGGCTCCTGCTGAAGATTCGTGTCCCTTCTATCAGCAAAATGATTGTGATGAACCAGAAGTCGGTCTGGTCTAATTCAATGGCGAAACCGCCTAGCAGAACCACCGTTGCCCAGATGAACCCGAGGGTTCCTAGGCCGGTTGCTACCTTTTCGAGCACTGCTAGGCGGAGCGCAAAAAGGGTCAGTTTTTTCTCTGGTGCTGGAACTGGTTGTGCAGTTGGAGAAGAAACGGAGGCTGCTGCGCTGCTGTCTCTCTTCTCAATGCTGCTCTGAGGCTCGAACATTGTGCTGAACGTGGCGCTGCTTGTTTCGTTGAGGCGTCGGTGAAGAAGCTCGTCAATTTGCAAATGAATGCTTCCTTCATCTTCTCCTGAGTTATTGCGCTCAGCCATGTTGctccttctctctctaactctctTTGTTATTTTATAAGTAAATAGAGGATTAGGCGATATTAGCTCCTCAGTATTAGTTTGAAGGCCGCAAAAACACCCGCAACCTTCAAATCCGAAGCTACTCTCTCTATCTGTGTGTTGATTTTCGGTCGAATGTGATTGTGTTGCAGAAAAGGATGAGGGGTTGGGTTTATAAATAAGGAGGGAGGAAGAGGAGCTTGGGGAGCACGTTTAATCTGTGGAAATGGACAGGAAAGAGTGAACGTCATATTTTGCTTTTGTATTTTCCCTCCTCGTTTTCCTCCTAAGtttgttatgttttgtttggaGAATCAATTTTTGCTCTTCTTCCGGCGTAGCTAAATTTGTTAGAGTAATATCTTTCTCCTATTGTATTTAAGTTTGAATCTCGTAAGTTAGATAATGACTTTCTATGTTATGAAGATACTATTACTCTTGCCTCTCGTACCAATTATTTAATTATGCGTGTAAGTTTTGTACATATGACATTATATAATCTGCTATCATAATTTAGATTAAtcagaataagtgtcgtttttATATAATTTAGAAAACCAATA
The nucleotide sequence above comes from Malus sylvestris chromosome 16, drMalSylv7.2, whole genome shotgun sequence. Encoded proteins:
- the LOC126606997 gene encoding uncharacterized protein LOC126606997 — protein: MAERNNSGEDEGSIHLQIDELLHRRLNETSSATFSTMFEPQSSIEKRDSSAAASVSSPTAQPVPAPEKKLTLFALRLAVLEKVATGLGTLGFIWATVVLLGGFAIELDQTDFWFITIILLIEGTRIFSRSHELEWQHQATWSITETGINSFRALQISSSSVIHTIRAVFRPVQNLAVRKQSQHSRDIARTNDNLAFSRNSDLQGKIDRTWTSSEVPLLPCAQWIFRARHISKLLYWLQLLSASSCVALSLVKLVNHNYGEVEKGSTNKSNRHFALSIFYSLALAEALLFLMEKAYSEFMISCCKLLEEVNKECDLGPSGLVTIRRFFYDAYSRCVNGSIFDGLQMDMVTFGMDLLGSNSTDEQLIGAKILRQFSMNRRYSDDTLQKIGINIAVIERLVEILNWTDQEEEEIRRSAAEILSKLAGKKQNSIRVAGVPGAMESISSLLQTCRNSSGAADEISEKRIISDHANYGFLTFNHLGLLILKKLARVHDNCGKIGNTRGLLPKIIDFTHADERILKEVTVMPNDQILTLKRSLQLVKRLANTTGNTGKNLRRNLSEIVFTISNIREILRYGEKQPMLQQLGIEILTSLALEEEATERVGGTGGVLKELFKIFFNKGMLKNDKEVRIKAGEALAMLVLESKNNCQRILKLGVLESLVEALEVRPVSVHAARILRNLCTYNGLNCFHQLKGITNAAPTVLRAITSEEHKLQEVMVGLAAPVLAFLSPEESSLMFKKAEITEAEVANELVQILKKYRHPPIKVPRIRRFAIELAIWMMRDKPENVHIFRTLEMEKELDFVLDTTAELESFSTFSGTVGMSRHSTTVHSLVETALELLAEGSTDAA